One genomic region from Phragmites australis chromosome 1, lpPhrAust1.1, whole genome shotgun sequence encodes:
- the LOC133915120 gene encoding regulator of telomere elongation helicase 1 homolog isoform X1, whose translation MPVYTIRGVDVDFPFDAYECQITYMDRVLESLQQGKNALLESPTGTGKTLCLLCASLAWRRTFGEFLRGGRGGNGGSQQPPYGSQPSGSQQLGESLSQQQSRYPVIIYASRTHSQLRQVIKELKATSYRPKMAVLGSREQMCIHDEVRTLRGRAQNNACHYLCKKRRCRHHNLVTEYLRNNTELGSEPFDIEDLVNIGRPNGPCPYYISRELSKSVDILFAPYNYLIESGNRRSLIGVPWDNAVLIFDEAHNLESICADAASFDLHPNNLTSCVAEAHECIKLCSAKRSFENSADKQFDPENYAILKALLMALEKKISELVIESKELGYTKAGSYIYEFLSELNITSETSKKLIETIDSASLLLEEGNSAETGPGVKAKATVSRLESIRDMLDIIFRGGGQNHAKYYRFHVNESQQTSGDALKVLGKSSRTLSWWCFNPGLAMEEFLKLGVRSIILTSGTLSPLESLAMELNLEFPVRLENPHVISPDQICVGVVPVGPSGHALNSSYRTRETIQYKQELGIAIVNFARIVPDGLLVFFPSYSMMDKCVEFWKNRNHANSTDENTIWQRICKHKQPVIEPRQSSNFPSAIEDYAAKLRDSSTSGAIFFAVCRGKVSEGLDFADRAGRAVIVTGMPFATPTDPKVRLKREYLDRQGTPSNKNTKMLTGEEWYVQQAARAVNQAVGRVIRHRHDYGAIIYCDERFAWPNYQSQISYWLRPHIKCYSKYGEVVQGLTRFFRDKASSDHVKLKQIDCNDSIIPLTKKCMPQETLSDLAASARNEHPEITLSVNPTTRRSNFMKLAQITPANRSTLSTKHNFTSTSQLFSSEGQLSQDTLVVDLTADTAIHGHLKEHTFKSLGLKKAKITDRSKGASGSDDVSSKLPPNVESRALARHQGEQSAPQSKKSTTEQACQKNEAVREKSVGQESNSGPAFLKMAREKLSSTEYGEFVEFMKALKLKTMHIKDSLEAIAKLFSSPERRPLLEGFRVFVPKNHLPLYEQLVRRHTVSNT comes from the exons atGCCTGTCTACACCATCCGCGGCGTCGATGTAGACTTCCCCTTCGACGCCTACGAATGCCAGATCACCTACATGGATCGCGTCCTCGAATCCCTGCAGCAG GGGAAAAACGCGCTGCTGGAGAGCCCCACGGGGACGGGGAAGACGCTGTGCCTGCTGTGCGCGTCGCTCGCGTGGCGCCGCACCTTCGGCGAGTTCCTGCGGGGCGGGCGCGGTGGCAACGGAGGGAGCCAGCAGCCGCCCTACGGGAGCCAGCCGTCCGGTAGCCAGCAATTGGGGGAGTCCCTGTCGCAGCAACAGTCGCGGTACCCCGTGATCATCTACGCCTCTCGGACGCACAGCCAGCTCAGGCAGGTCATCAAGGAGCTCAAGGCCACCAGTTACAG GCCAAAAATGGCGGTGCTGGGCTCCCGTGAGCAGATGTGCATCCATGACGAAGTGAGAACACTCCGTGGAAGAGCACAGAACAATGCCTGCCACTACCTCTGCAAGAAACGCCGGTGCCGTCATCATAACCTTGTCACTG AGTACTTGAGAAACAACACTGAGCTTGGGAGTGAGCCTTTTGACATTGAAGATTTGGTTAATATTGGGAGACCTAACGGCCC GTGCCCATATTACATCTCCCGGGAACTTTCGAAGTCGGTTGATATTTTGTTTGCTCCTTACAACTATCTTATTGAATCGGGAAACCGTCGTTCCTTAATTGGCGTACCATGGGACAATGCGGTACTTATATTTGACGAAGCACATAACTTG GAGAGTATATGTGCAGATGCAGCCTCTTTTGACTTACATCCGAATAACCTCACTTCCTGTGTCGCGGAAGctcatgaatgcatcaaattgTGTTCAGCAAAGAGGTCCTTTGAAAATTCTGCTGATAAACAGTTCGACCCTGAAAATTATGCAATCCTCAAAG CTCTTTTAATGGCACTTGAGAAAAAGATTAGTGAGCTGGTAATTGAATCCAAGGAGTTGGGTTACACAAAAGCTGGGAGTTACATATACGAATTCCTCTCTGAACTGAACATTACGTCTGAAACATCCAAAAAACTAATCGAGACAATTGATAGTGCTTCTCTACTACTAGAGGAAG GAAATTCGGCTGAAACTGGACCAGGGGTCAAGGCAAAGGCCACGGTGTCTAGATTGGAGTCAATTAGGGACATGTTAGACATAATTTTTAGGGGTGGTGGTCAAAACCATGCAAAATATTATCGA TTTCACGTGAATGAATCTCAACAAACATCTGGAGATGCATTGAAAGTTCTGG GTAAGTCTTCAAGGACCCTTAGTTGGTGGTGTTTTAACCCAGGCCTTGCTATGGAAGAATTTCTCAAGTTGGGTGTGCGCTCCATTATATTAACCTCTGGCACTTTATCTCCTTTGGAGTCACTAGCCATGGAACTAAACCT TGAATTTCCAGTTAGACTAGAGAATCCTCATGTCATTTCTCCAGACCAAATCTGTGTTGGAGTTGTGCCTGTGGGCCCATCTGGACATGCACTTAATTCTTCTTATCGGACACGTGAGACTATACAGTATAAACAAGAACTGGGTATTGCTATAG TTAACTTTGCACGCATTGTGCCAGATGGACTCCTTGTTTTCTTTCCTTCATATTCTATGATGGACAAGTGTGTTGAGTTCTGGAAAAATAGG AACCATGCAAATTCAACGGATGAGAACACAATTTGGCAGCGGATTTGTAAGCACAAGCAGCCAGTTATAGAGCCTAGGCAGTCATCAAACTTTCCAAGTGCGATCGAG GATTATGCAGCCAAATTACGTGACTCTTCTACTTCTGGGGCAATATTTTTTGCAGTTTGTCGTGGCAAA GTTAGTGAAGGTCTTGATTTTGCCGACCGTGCTGGGAGGGCAGTAATAGTTACTGGAATGCCCTTCGCTACCCCAACTGATCCTAAG GTTCGTCTCAAGCGTGAGTATTTGGATAGGCAGGGCACACCATCCAATAAGAACACAAAG ATGTTGACAGGAGAGGAATGGTATGTACAACAAGCAGCAAGGGCTGTCAATCAGGCCGTTGGACGTGTTATCAGACATCGCCACGACTATGGAGCTATTATTTATTGTGACGAAAG GTTTGCTTGGCCAAATTATCAATCCCAGATATCGTATTGGCTCCGACCTCATATAAAG TGCTACTCAAAGTATGGGGAAGTAGTCCAAGGATTGACCCGATTTTTTCGAGATAAAGCTTCTTCAGATCAtgtgaagctaaaacaaatagatTGTAATG ATAGTATAATACCACTTACAAAGAAATGCATGCCTCAGGAAACTCTATCAGATTTG GCTGCCAGTGCACGAAATGAGCACCCGGAAATAACATTGTCAGTAAATCCGACCACAAGAAGAAGTAACTTTATGAAGTTGGCTCAGATCACTCCTGCCAATCGTTCTACCCTTTCTACGAAGCACAACTTCACATCTACGTCACAGCTCTTTTCCTCCGAGGGCCAATTGTCACAGGATACACTGGTTGTTGATTTGACTGCTGATACAGCAATACACGGGCATCTGAAGGAACATACCTTCAAGTCTTTAGGGCTTAAGAAAGCTAAAATAACAGACAGATCCAAAGGTGCTAGTGGCTCTGATGATGTCTCTTCAAAATTGCCACCAAATGTTGAGTCAAGAGCTTTGGCCAGACACCAAGGTGAACAATCTGCACCTCAATCAAAGAAAAGTACCACAGAACAAGCATGCCAAAAGAATGAGGCTGTCCGGGAAAAATCTGTAGGCCAGGAATCTAACTCAGGGCCAGCCTTCTTGAAGATG GCCCGAGAAAAGCTCAGTAGCACGGAGTACGGAGAGTTTGTTGAATTTATGAAGGCCTTAAAATTGAAAACTATGCATATCAAAGACTCACTTGAAGCAATAGCAAAGCTTTTTTCCTCTCCAGAGAGACGTCCACTTCTTGAAGG GTTCAGGGTTTTTGTTCCTAAGAATCATCTTCCATTATATGAGCAGCTTGTTCGAAGACATACTGTTTCTAATACATGA
- the LOC133915120 gene encoding regulator of telomere elongation helicase 1 homolog isoform X2, translated as MPVYTIRGVDVDFPFDAYECQITYMDRVLESLQQGKNALLESPTGTGKTLCLLCASLAWRRTFGEFLRGGRGGNGGSQQPPYGSQPSGSQQLGESLSQQQSRYPVIIYASRTHSQLRQVIKELKATSYRPKMAVLGSREQMCIHDEVRTLRGRAQNNACHYLCKKRRCRHHNLVTEYLRNNTELGSEPFDIEDLVNIGRPNGPCPYYISRELSKSVDILFAPYNYLIESGNRRSLIGVPWDNAVLIFDEAHNLESICADAASFDLHPNNLTSCVAEAHECIKLCSAKRSFENSADKQFDPENYAILKALLMALEKKISELVIESKELGYTKAGSYIYEFLSELNITSETSKKLIETIDSASLLLEEGNSAETGPGVKAKATVSRLESIRDMLDIIFRGGGQNHAKYYRFHVNESQQTSGDALKVLGKSSRTLSWWCFNPGLAMEEFLKLGVRSIILTSGTLSPLESLAMELNLEFPVRLENPHVISPDQICVGVVPVGPSGHALNSSYRTRETIQYKQELGIAIVNFARIVPDGLLVFFPSYSMMDKCVEFWKNRNHANSTDENTIWQRICKHKQPVIEPRQSSNFPSAIEDYAAKLRDSSTSGAIFFAVCRGKVSEGLDFADRAGRAVIVTGMPFATPTDPKVRLKREYLDRQGTPSNKNTKMLTGEEWYVQQAARAVNQAVGRVIRHRHDYGAIIYCDERFAWPNYQSQISYWLRPHIKCYSKYGEVVQGLTRFFRDKASSDHVKLKQIDYSIIPLTKKCMPQETLSDLAASARNEHPEITLSVNPTTRRSNFMKLAQITPANRSTLSTKHNFTSTSQLFSSEGQLSQDTLVVDLTADTAIHGHLKEHTFKSLGLKKAKITDRSKGASGSDDVSSKLPPNVESRALARHQGEQSAPQSKKSTTEQACQKNEAVREKSVGQESNSGPAFLKMAREKLSSTEYGEFVEFMKALKLKTMHIKDSLEAIAKLFSSPERRPLLEGFRVFVPKNHLPLYEQLVRRHTVSNT; from the exons atGCCTGTCTACACCATCCGCGGCGTCGATGTAGACTTCCCCTTCGACGCCTACGAATGCCAGATCACCTACATGGATCGCGTCCTCGAATCCCTGCAGCAG GGGAAAAACGCGCTGCTGGAGAGCCCCACGGGGACGGGGAAGACGCTGTGCCTGCTGTGCGCGTCGCTCGCGTGGCGCCGCACCTTCGGCGAGTTCCTGCGGGGCGGGCGCGGTGGCAACGGAGGGAGCCAGCAGCCGCCCTACGGGAGCCAGCCGTCCGGTAGCCAGCAATTGGGGGAGTCCCTGTCGCAGCAACAGTCGCGGTACCCCGTGATCATCTACGCCTCTCGGACGCACAGCCAGCTCAGGCAGGTCATCAAGGAGCTCAAGGCCACCAGTTACAG GCCAAAAATGGCGGTGCTGGGCTCCCGTGAGCAGATGTGCATCCATGACGAAGTGAGAACACTCCGTGGAAGAGCACAGAACAATGCCTGCCACTACCTCTGCAAGAAACGCCGGTGCCGTCATCATAACCTTGTCACTG AGTACTTGAGAAACAACACTGAGCTTGGGAGTGAGCCTTTTGACATTGAAGATTTGGTTAATATTGGGAGACCTAACGGCCC GTGCCCATATTACATCTCCCGGGAACTTTCGAAGTCGGTTGATATTTTGTTTGCTCCTTACAACTATCTTATTGAATCGGGAAACCGTCGTTCCTTAATTGGCGTACCATGGGACAATGCGGTACTTATATTTGACGAAGCACATAACTTG GAGAGTATATGTGCAGATGCAGCCTCTTTTGACTTACATCCGAATAACCTCACTTCCTGTGTCGCGGAAGctcatgaatgcatcaaattgTGTTCAGCAAAGAGGTCCTTTGAAAATTCTGCTGATAAACAGTTCGACCCTGAAAATTATGCAATCCTCAAAG CTCTTTTAATGGCACTTGAGAAAAAGATTAGTGAGCTGGTAATTGAATCCAAGGAGTTGGGTTACACAAAAGCTGGGAGTTACATATACGAATTCCTCTCTGAACTGAACATTACGTCTGAAACATCCAAAAAACTAATCGAGACAATTGATAGTGCTTCTCTACTACTAGAGGAAG GAAATTCGGCTGAAACTGGACCAGGGGTCAAGGCAAAGGCCACGGTGTCTAGATTGGAGTCAATTAGGGACATGTTAGACATAATTTTTAGGGGTGGTGGTCAAAACCATGCAAAATATTATCGA TTTCACGTGAATGAATCTCAACAAACATCTGGAGATGCATTGAAAGTTCTGG GTAAGTCTTCAAGGACCCTTAGTTGGTGGTGTTTTAACCCAGGCCTTGCTATGGAAGAATTTCTCAAGTTGGGTGTGCGCTCCATTATATTAACCTCTGGCACTTTATCTCCTTTGGAGTCACTAGCCATGGAACTAAACCT TGAATTTCCAGTTAGACTAGAGAATCCTCATGTCATTTCTCCAGACCAAATCTGTGTTGGAGTTGTGCCTGTGGGCCCATCTGGACATGCACTTAATTCTTCTTATCGGACACGTGAGACTATACAGTATAAACAAGAACTGGGTATTGCTATAG TTAACTTTGCACGCATTGTGCCAGATGGACTCCTTGTTTTCTTTCCTTCATATTCTATGATGGACAAGTGTGTTGAGTTCTGGAAAAATAGG AACCATGCAAATTCAACGGATGAGAACACAATTTGGCAGCGGATTTGTAAGCACAAGCAGCCAGTTATAGAGCCTAGGCAGTCATCAAACTTTCCAAGTGCGATCGAG GATTATGCAGCCAAATTACGTGACTCTTCTACTTCTGGGGCAATATTTTTTGCAGTTTGTCGTGGCAAA GTTAGTGAAGGTCTTGATTTTGCCGACCGTGCTGGGAGGGCAGTAATAGTTACTGGAATGCCCTTCGCTACCCCAACTGATCCTAAG GTTCGTCTCAAGCGTGAGTATTTGGATAGGCAGGGCACACCATCCAATAAGAACACAAAG ATGTTGACAGGAGAGGAATGGTATGTACAACAAGCAGCAAGGGCTGTCAATCAGGCCGTTGGACGTGTTATCAGACATCGCCACGACTATGGAGCTATTATTTATTGTGACGAAAG GTTTGCTTGGCCAAATTATCAATCCCAGATATCGTATTGGCTCCGACCTCATATAAAG TGCTACTCAAAGTATGGGGAAGTAGTCCAAGGATTGACCCGATTTTTTCGAGATAAAGCTTCTTCAGATCAtgtgaagctaaaacaaatagatT ATAGTATAATACCACTTACAAAGAAATGCATGCCTCAGGAAACTCTATCAGATTTG GCTGCCAGTGCACGAAATGAGCACCCGGAAATAACATTGTCAGTAAATCCGACCACAAGAAGAAGTAACTTTATGAAGTTGGCTCAGATCACTCCTGCCAATCGTTCTACCCTTTCTACGAAGCACAACTTCACATCTACGTCACAGCTCTTTTCCTCCGAGGGCCAATTGTCACAGGATACACTGGTTGTTGATTTGACTGCTGATACAGCAATACACGGGCATCTGAAGGAACATACCTTCAAGTCTTTAGGGCTTAAGAAAGCTAAAATAACAGACAGATCCAAAGGTGCTAGTGGCTCTGATGATGTCTCTTCAAAATTGCCACCAAATGTTGAGTCAAGAGCTTTGGCCAGACACCAAGGTGAACAATCTGCACCTCAATCAAAGAAAAGTACCACAGAACAAGCATGCCAAAAGAATGAGGCTGTCCGGGAAAAATCTGTAGGCCAGGAATCTAACTCAGGGCCAGCCTTCTTGAAGATG GCCCGAGAAAAGCTCAGTAGCACGGAGTACGGAGAGTTTGTTGAATTTATGAAGGCCTTAAAATTGAAAACTATGCATATCAAAGACTCACTTGAAGCAATAGCAAAGCTTTTTTCCTCTCCAGAGAGACGTCCACTTCTTGAAGG GTTCAGGGTTTTTGTTCCTAAGAATCATCTTCCATTATATGAGCAGCTTGTTCGAAGACATACTGTTTCTAATACATGA
- the LOC133915120 gene encoding regulator of telomere elongation helicase 1 homolog isoform X3 encodes MPVYTIRGVDVDFPFDAYECQITYMDRVLESLQQGKNALLESPTGTGKTLCLLCASLAWRRTFGEFLRGGRGGNGGSQQPPYGSQPSGSQQLGESLSQQQSRYPVIIYASRTHSQLRQVIKELKATSYRPKMAVLGSREQMCIHDEVRTLRGRAQNNACHYLCKKRRCRHHNLVTEYLRNNTELGSEPFDIEDLVNIGRPNGPCPYYISRELSKSVDILFAPYNYLIESGNRRSLIGVPWDNAVLIFDEAHNLESICADAASFDLHPNNLTSCVAEAHECIKLCSAKRSFENSADKQFDPENYAILKALLMALEKKISELVIESKELGYTKAGSYIYEFLSELNITSETSKKLIETIDSASLLLEEGNSAETGPGVKAKATVSRLESIRDMLDIIFRGGGQNHAKYYRFHVNESQQTSGDALKVLGKSSRTLSWWCFNPGLAMEEFLKLGVRSIILTSGTLSPLESLAMELNLEFPVRLENPHVISPDQICVGVVPVGPSGHALNSSYRTRETIQYKQELGIAIVNFARIVPDGLLVFFPSYSMMDKCVEFWKNRNHANSTDENTIWQRICKHKQPVIEPRQSSNFPSAIEDYAAKLRDSSTSGAIFFAVCRGKVRLKREYLDRQGTPSNKNTKMLTGEEWYVQQAARAVNQAVGRVIRHRHDYGAIIYCDERFAWPNYQSQISYWLRPHIKCYSKYGEVVQGLTRFFRDKASSDHVKLKQIDCNDSIIPLTKKCMPQETLSDLAASARNEHPEITLSVNPTTRRSNFMKLAQITPANRSTLSTKHNFTSTSQLFSSEGQLSQDTLVVDLTADTAIHGHLKEHTFKSLGLKKAKITDRSKGASGSDDVSSKLPPNVESRALARHQGEQSAPQSKKSTTEQACQKNEAVREKSVGQESNSGPAFLKMAREKLSSTEYGEFVEFMKALKLKTMHIKDSLEAIAKLFSSPERRPLLEGFRVFVPKNHLPLYEQLVRRHTVSNT; translated from the exons atGCCTGTCTACACCATCCGCGGCGTCGATGTAGACTTCCCCTTCGACGCCTACGAATGCCAGATCACCTACATGGATCGCGTCCTCGAATCCCTGCAGCAG GGGAAAAACGCGCTGCTGGAGAGCCCCACGGGGACGGGGAAGACGCTGTGCCTGCTGTGCGCGTCGCTCGCGTGGCGCCGCACCTTCGGCGAGTTCCTGCGGGGCGGGCGCGGTGGCAACGGAGGGAGCCAGCAGCCGCCCTACGGGAGCCAGCCGTCCGGTAGCCAGCAATTGGGGGAGTCCCTGTCGCAGCAACAGTCGCGGTACCCCGTGATCATCTACGCCTCTCGGACGCACAGCCAGCTCAGGCAGGTCATCAAGGAGCTCAAGGCCACCAGTTACAG GCCAAAAATGGCGGTGCTGGGCTCCCGTGAGCAGATGTGCATCCATGACGAAGTGAGAACACTCCGTGGAAGAGCACAGAACAATGCCTGCCACTACCTCTGCAAGAAACGCCGGTGCCGTCATCATAACCTTGTCACTG AGTACTTGAGAAACAACACTGAGCTTGGGAGTGAGCCTTTTGACATTGAAGATTTGGTTAATATTGGGAGACCTAACGGCCC GTGCCCATATTACATCTCCCGGGAACTTTCGAAGTCGGTTGATATTTTGTTTGCTCCTTACAACTATCTTATTGAATCGGGAAACCGTCGTTCCTTAATTGGCGTACCATGGGACAATGCGGTACTTATATTTGACGAAGCACATAACTTG GAGAGTATATGTGCAGATGCAGCCTCTTTTGACTTACATCCGAATAACCTCACTTCCTGTGTCGCGGAAGctcatgaatgcatcaaattgTGTTCAGCAAAGAGGTCCTTTGAAAATTCTGCTGATAAACAGTTCGACCCTGAAAATTATGCAATCCTCAAAG CTCTTTTAATGGCACTTGAGAAAAAGATTAGTGAGCTGGTAATTGAATCCAAGGAGTTGGGTTACACAAAAGCTGGGAGTTACATATACGAATTCCTCTCTGAACTGAACATTACGTCTGAAACATCCAAAAAACTAATCGAGACAATTGATAGTGCTTCTCTACTACTAGAGGAAG GAAATTCGGCTGAAACTGGACCAGGGGTCAAGGCAAAGGCCACGGTGTCTAGATTGGAGTCAATTAGGGACATGTTAGACATAATTTTTAGGGGTGGTGGTCAAAACCATGCAAAATATTATCGA TTTCACGTGAATGAATCTCAACAAACATCTGGAGATGCATTGAAAGTTCTGG GTAAGTCTTCAAGGACCCTTAGTTGGTGGTGTTTTAACCCAGGCCTTGCTATGGAAGAATTTCTCAAGTTGGGTGTGCGCTCCATTATATTAACCTCTGGCACTTTATCTCCTTTGGAGTCACTAGCCATGGAACTAAACCT TGAATTTCCAGTTAGACTAGAGAATCCTCATGTCATTTCTCCAGACCAAATCTGTGTTGGAGTTGTGCCTGTGGGCCCATCTGGACATGCACTTAATTCTTCTTATCGGACACGTGAGACTATACAGTATAAACAAGAACTGGGTATTGCTATAG TTAACTTTGCACGCATTGTGCCAGATGGACTCCTTGTTTTCTTTCCTTCATATTCTATGATGGACAAGTGTGTTGAGTTCTGGAAAAATAGG AACCATGCAAATTCAACGGATGAGAACACAATTTGGCAGCGGATTTGTAAGCACAAGCAGCCAGTTATAGAGCCTAGGCAGTCATCAAACTTTCCAAGTGCGATCGAG GATTATGCAGCCAAATTACGTGACTCTTCTACTTCTGGGGCAATATTTTTTGCAGTTTGTCGTGGCAAA GTTCGTCTCAAGCGTGAGTATTTGGATAGGCAGGGCACACCATCCAATAAGAACACAAAG ATGTTGACAGGAGAGGAATGGTATGTACAACAAGCAGCAAGGGCTGTCAATCAGGCCGTTGGACGTGTTATCAGACATCGCCACGACTATGGAGCTATTATTTATTGTGACGAAAG GTTTGCTTGGCCAAATTATCAATCCCAGATATCGTATTGGCTCCGACCTCATATAAAG TGCTACTCAAAGTATGGGGAAGTAGTCCAAGGATTGACCCGATTTTTTCGAGATAAAGCTTCTTCAGATCAtgtgaagctaaaacaaatagatTGTAATG ATAGTATAATACCACTTACAAAGAAATGCATGCCTCAGGAAACTCTATCAGATTTG GCTGCCAGTGCACGAAATGAGCACCCGGAAATAACATTGTCAGTAAATCCGACCACAAGAAGAAGTAACTTTATGAAGTTGGCTCAGATCACTCCTGCCAATCGTTCTACCCTTTCTACGAAGCACAACTTCACATCTACGTCACAGCTCTTTTCCTCCGAGGGCCAATTGTCACAGGATACACTGGTTGTTGATTTGACTGCTGATACAGCAATACACGGGCATCTGAAGGAACATACCTTCAAGTCTTTAGGGCTTAAGAAAGCTAAAATAACAGACAGATCCAAAGGTGCTAGTGGCTCTGATGATGTCTCTTCAAAATTGCCACCAAATGTTGAGTCAAGAGCTTTGGCCAGACACCAAGGTGAACAATCTGCACCTCAATCAAAGAAAAGTACCACAGAACAAGCATGCCAAAAGAATGAGGCTGTCCGGGAAAAATCTGTAGGCCAGGAATCTAACTCAGGGCCAGCCTTCTTGAAGATG GCCCGAGAAAAGCTCAGTAGCACGGAGTACGGAGAGTTTGTTGAATTTATGAAGGCCTTAAAATTGAAAACTATGCATATCAAAGACTCACTTGAAGCAATAGCAAAGCTTTTTTCCTCTCCAGAGAGACGTCCACTTCTTGAAGG GTTCAGGGTTTTTGTTCCTAAGAATCATCTTCCATTATATGAGCAGCTTGTTCGAAGACATACTGTTTCTAATACATGA